A stretch of the Paenibacillus dendritiformis genome encodes the following:
- a CDS encoding response regulator, with amino-acid sequence MYRLLIADDEALEREGLELMITRAMPDSFEVIHAPNGRRAIELAERHHPDIVMMDVKMPGIQGLEALQDIQAVHSRVKMVLVTAYDHFAYAKQAIALGVKDYIVKPAKKEQIIGILRRLVQELEQERSKRDSELALRDTVSRLMPLVENELAMMLMNDRVQDWNVEQLAELAQFPLQMGYALVVDVTAPGTDEASGGGSRRLRLENVYTAVRHELAGRLSCIVSPIIGGQMTVFIRLQDGAQYAKEDVLAMSEGLVPALRQAAEGAVHIGIGRLKLGIAKLRESYVEAACAAAYARNAASSAVIHFDQVPVRAGSCSRPAQLEAIRSGTGTIEALHAAIDQVQASRDREAHAVIEQAQAIIHERYHLPLAMEEVAGMVHLSPHYFSKLFKQRAGATFTDYITQLRIARACRYIEQNKLSLKEICYQVGYRDPNYFSRVFKKVTGVAPTEYRSRHRGD; translated from the coding sequence ATGTACCGTCTGTTAATTGCGGATGACGAAGCGTTGGAACGGGAAGGGCTGGAGTTGATGATTACCCGCGCCATGCCGGACAGCTTCGAGGTGATTCATGCGCCCAACGGGCGCCGGGCGATAGAGCTTGCGGAACGGCATCATCCGGATATTGTAATGATGGACGTGAAGATGCCGGGCATTCAGGGGCTGGAAGCGCTGCAGGACATCCAGGCGGTTCACAGCCGGGTGAAGATGGTGCTGGTGACGGCGTATGATCATTTCGCCTATGCGAAGCAGGCCATTGCCTTGGGAGTGAAAGACTATATCGTGAAGCCCGCGAAGAAGGAACAGATCATCGGCATCTTGCGGCGGCTCGTCCAGGAGCTGGAGCAGGAGCGAAGCAAGCGCGACAGCGAGCTGGCCTTGCGGGACACCGTCTCGCGGTTGATGCCGCTGGTGGAGAACGAGCTGGCAATGATGCTGATGAACGACCGGGTTCAGGATTGGAATGTGGAGCAGCTGGCGGAGCTGGCACAGTTCCCGCTGCAGATGGGGTATGCCCTGGTCGTCGACGTGACCGCTCCCGGAACGGACGAGGCATCCGGGGGCGGGAGCCGGCGATTGCGGCTGGAGAACGTATACACCGCCGTCAGGCATGAACTGGCCGGCCGTCTGTCCTGTATCGTCAGTCCGATTATCGGCGGACAGATGACGGTCTTCATCCGCTTGCAGGACGGCGCGCAATATGCGAAGGAGGACGTGCTCGCGATGAGCGAGGGGCTTGTTCCTGCGCTGCGGCAAGCGGCAGAGGGGGCCGTCCATATCGGAATCGGGCGCTTGAAGCTCGGCATCGCCAAGCTCCGCGAATCGTATGTGGAGGCGGCTTGCGCGGCGGCCTATGCCCGGAATGCCGCTTCTTCCGCGGTCATTCATTTCGATCAGGTTCCCGTCCGGGCCGGAAGCTGTTCCCGTCCGGCACAGCTTGAAGCGATCCGAAGCGGAACCGGTACGATAGAGGCGCTTCATGCGGCGATCGATCAAGTGCAGGCAAGCCGCGATCGGGAAGCGCATGCCGTGATCGAGCAGGCGCAGGCCATTATCCACGAGCGGTACCATCTGCCGCTGGCAATGGAGGAGGTGGCCGGGATGGTTCATCTGAGTCCGCATTACTTCAGCAAATTGTTCAAGCAGCGGGCCGGAGCGACGTTCACCGACTACATTACGCAGCTCCGCATCGCCCGGGCATGCCGCTATATTGAGCAAAATAAGCTGTCATTGAAGGAAATCTGTTATCAGGTGGGATACCGGGATCCGAATTATTTCAGCCGCGTGTTCAAAAAGGTGACAGGCGTGGCCCCGACCGAATACCGCAGCCGTCATCGCGGCGATTGA
- a CDS encoding sensor histidine kinase, producing the protein MNIRTKLFVFIPLLVILVSAVTYFISFSSRMMQESYNLMMDRILLYKQIAQQTEQHLRTLSRYLIDQQEATYRELAAQQEELLALKRNLAGQAETDNNEISVRNYDHMLDSFLEKAEEVLGATDVRGLRSFAVLYEDTEKIAGFIRDQGQSLVDLELSSYQPYYRQLLQNTRQMNKIGLALFGVSLLLSIVFVIWLSRSITRPIHMLVRTAKQIAKGNLQIAPPVFRQDDEFRILSEAFRHMLANIRKLIAKDMEHLERERLVKELELRALQSQINPHFLFNTLNALSKLALIEGADRTSDLTVSVSNLLRYNLRKLDSPVTLREEVDHTAEYFTIQQARFRDRIRCEMSIDERALAQYIPCLSLQPIVENAFIHGVEGMEEGAAVRLSIIRSDTEVTVIIADNGAGMDEATRASLLGEGGPQAGARSRDEAQRSTGLGLQNVFKRLQLFYGREDIVELESEIGRGTTVRLRLPIYEEGEADVPSVNCG; encoded by the coding sequence ATGAATATCCGCACGAAGCTTTTCGTTTTTATTCCTCTTCTTGTCATCCTGGTCAGCGCCGTCACTTATTTTATATCTTTCAGCAGCCGGATGATGCAGGAGAGCTATAACCTGATGATGGATCGCATTCTGTTGTACAAGCAGATTGCCCAGCAGACGGAGCAGCATCTTCGCACGCTCAGCCGCTACTTAATCGACCAGCAGGAAGCGACATACCGCGAGCTGGCGGCGCAGCAGGAGGAGCTGCTTGCTTTGAAGCGGAATCTGGCCGGGCAGGCGGAGACGGACAACAACGAGATCTCCGTCCGGAATTATGATCATATGCTTGACTCCTTCTTGGAAAAAGCGGAGGAGGTGCTGGGAGCGACCGATGTGCGAGGCTTGCGTTCGTTTGCCGTCTTGTATGAAGATACGGAAAAAATCGCGGGATTCATTCGGGATCAGGGCCAGTCGCTCGTCGATCTGGAGCTGAGCAGCTATCAGCCGTATTATCGGCAGCTTCTGCAAAATACGCGTCAGATGAACAAGATCGGCCTCGCCCTGTTCGGGGTCAGCCTGCTGCTCAGCATCGTCTTCGTCATCTGGCTGTCGCGGAGCATCACCCGCCCGATACATATGCTCGTCCGCACCGCCAAGCAGATCGCGAAGGGCAATCTGCAGATTGCGCCTCCGGTGTTCCGGCAAGACGATGAATTCCGGATTTTGTCCGAGGCGTTCCGGCATATGCTGGCCAATATCCGCAAGCTGATTGCCAAGGATATGGAGCATCTGGAGCGGGAGCGTCTCGTCAAGGAACTGGAGCTGCGGGCGCTGCAGAGCCAGATCAACCCGCATTTCCTGTTCAATACGCTCAATGCGCTGTCGAAGCTGGCGCTGATCGAGGGAGCCGACCGGACGAGCGACTTGACCGTGTCCGTCTCGAATCTGCTTCGCTACAATTTACGCAAGCTGGATAGCCCGGTGACGCTGCGCGAGGAAGTGGACCATACCGCGGAATATTTCACGATTCAGCAGGCGCGCTTCCGCGATCGCATCCGCTGCGAGATGAGCATCGACGAGCGGGCGTTGGCGCAATATATTCCCTGCCTGTCGCTGCAGCCCATCGTCGAAAATGCGTTCATTCATGGCGTCGAGGGCATGGAAGAAGGCGCGGCCGTGCGCTTGTCGATTATCCGCTCGGATACGGAAGTAACCGTGATCATCGCGGATAACGGAGCGGGGATGGATGAGGCGACCCGGGCCTCCCTGTTGGGCGAGGGCGGGCCGCAAGCGGGCGCCCGCTCCCGGGACGAAGCGCAGCGCTCGACCGGGCTCGGCTTGCAGAACGTATTCAAGCGGCTGCAGCTCTTCTATGGCCGGGAGGATATCGTGGAGCTGGAGAGCGAGATCGGGAGAGGCACCACGGTCAGGCTGCGGCTGCCCATTTATGAGGAGGGGGAAGCGGATGTACCGTCTGTTAATTGCGGATGA
- a CDS encoding substrate-binding domain-containing protein — protein sequence MSDKRWAAVLGLLLLSFLYLLFEFMSSTYRNQALIRQWSEAEAGASGKPHVMLISQELDNPYWRMIEQGARDAANRLGMALEYVGPLRINPEEQTMLLEKAIAAKVDAILLQGIHSIAYTRLIDQAVAQGIPVLTVDADAPDSKRLTYVGTDNYESGRRLGEIVAEAGRAFSDRSTTKIGVLIGSNLAENQTLRLDGFRSVISRHRSLQIVDVRVSNISRVEAAQKASEMLYLHPDIAIIAGMSALDGAGILQAAKSTGRDDLLIFGFDDIEETKQAIARGEIAASIIQKPYRMGYDSVSIIHDVLEGKSAPPHHLMDTDILTKDGIRLE from the coding sequence ATGTCAGATAAAAGATGGGCGGCGGTTCTTGGCTTGCTGCTCCTGTCCTTTCTTTATCTGCTCTTTGAGTTCATGTCATCCACCTACCGCAATCAGGCGTTGATTCGGCAGTGGAGCGAGGCGGAGGCCGGGGCATCCGGCAAGCCCCATGTGATGCTGATCTCCCAGGAGCTGGATAATCCGTACTGGCGGATGATCGAGCAGGGGGCGAGAGATGCGGCGAACCGGTTGGGTATGGCCCTGGAATATGTCGGGCCGCTCCGCATCAACCCGGAGGAGCAGACGATGCTGCTGGAGAAAGCCATCGCCGCGAAGGTGGATGCGATTCTGCTGCAGGGCATTCACAGCATTGCTTATACCCGGTTGATCGACCAAGCGGTGGCACAGGGCATCCCGGTCCTTACCGTGGATGCCGATGCGCCGGACAGCAAGCGGCTCACCTACGTCGGGACGGACAATTATGAGTCGGGCAGGAGACTGGGCGAGATCGTGGCCGAAGCCGGCCGCGCCTTCTCCGATCGTTCGACGACCAAAATCGGCGTTCTTATCGGCAGCAATCTGGCCGAGAATCAGACGCTGCGGCTGGACGGATTCCGCTCGGTCATCAGCCGGCACCGCTCGCTGCAAATCGTCGATGTCCGGGTGTCGAATATTTCACGGGTTGAAGCGGCCCAGAAAGCGTCGGAGATGCTGTATTTGCATCCGGATATTGCCATTATCGCCGGGATGAGCGCGCTGGACGGAGCGGGCATCTTGCAGGCCGCCAAGAGCACGGGCCGGGACGATTTGCTCATTTTCGGCTTCGATGACATCGAGGAGACGAAGCAGGCGATTGCCCGCGGCGAGATCGCGGCCAGCATCATTCAGAAGCCGTACCGGATGGGCTATGACAGCGTCTCGATCATTCATGATGTGCTGGAAGGAAAAAGCGCGCCGCCCCATCATCTGATGGATACGGACATACTGACGAAGGACGGAATCCGATTGGAGTGA
- a CDS encoding TIR domain-containing protein: protein MSISAKPNIFIGSSREAIDIANAVHSQLNYYGQVSPWYAGAFGGNEYTMETLERELEQHDFGIFVFAPDDVALHRGKYVFVPRDNTLFEMGLFWGKLGRSRVFAVIPGQVRERSDLIEGKTIHEFHVLSDLQGLTLLSYELRTDNKHEAAVSVACQQLIRRIKEEGFFQNPRDLLAAKETELLQKQSLLHFFWEYTRNLAAVNSQEKYEALYEAVRNSIMPPQGFRVTGAALWRKQGLDGIGQVAGNVGRGQFFSFSAAERRQDKDHQIYVIDVFLNGKWSFFKREELALVYVLCYPLGREHVLSVHFAGQRLLEESELAAIVQLNNDLLRTIDHLIGGDSA from the coding sequence GTGTCCATTTCTGCGAAACCGAATATATTTATCGGCTCATCGAGGGAAGCGATTGACATCGCGAACGCCGTTCATTCGCAACTGAATTATTACGGCCAGGTTTCCCCTTGGTATGCCGGGGCATTTGGCGGAAATGAATATACGATGGAGACACTGGAGAGGGAACTTGAGCAGCATGATTTTGGTATTTTCGTTTTCGCGCCGGATGATGTCGCATTGCACCGCGGGAAATATGTGTTTGTCCCGCGGGACAATACGTTGTTCGAGATGGGGCTTTTTTGGGGAAAGCTCGGGCGGAGCAGAGTGTTCGCCGTCATTCCCGGCCAAGTCCGGGAACGAAGCGATCTGATAGAAGGGAAGACGATCCATGAATTTCACGTGCTCTCCGATCTGCAGGGGCTTACGCTGTTGAGCTATGAGCTGCGGACGGATAACAAGCATGAGGCGGCCGTGTCGGTCGCCTGCCAGCAGCTGATCCGCAGGATTAAAGAGGAAGGATTTTTTCAAAACCCCCGTGACTTGTTGGCTGCCAAAGAAACGGAACTGCTCCAGAAGCAAAGCTTGCTTCACTTTTTCTGGGAATACACTCGCAATCTGGCGGCCGTCAACTCTCAGGAGAAATACGAAGCGCTGTATGAGGCCGTCCGCAACTCCATCATGCCTCCGCAAGGGTTCCGCGTCACGGGGGCGGCGCTATGGCGCAAGCAAGGCCTTGATGGCATCGGGCAGGTGGCGGGTAATGTAGGGAGAGGGCAGTTTTTCTCGTTCAGCGCCGCGGAGCGCCGGCAGGACAAGGATCACCAAATTTACGTGATAGATGTCTTTCTTAACGGAAAATGGTCGTTTTTCAAGCGCGAGGAGCTTGCGCTGGTTTATGTGCTATGCTATCCTCTTGGTAGAGAGCACGTGCTGTCCGTGCATTTCGCCGGGCAGAGGCTGCTTGAGGAATCCGAACTAGCCGCGATTGTACAGCTGAACAATGATTTGCTGCGAACCATTGACCACTTAATTGGAGGTGATTCCGCATGA
- a CDS encoding adenine deaminase: MNTSNRFARPHLAECVPGLVATARGDKKATLVILRAKLVNVCSGEIQDDMSIGVQGSRIAFVGKDASHMIGEDTKVIDAAGRYVAPGLLDGHCHIESSQITPSQFARAVLVTGTTGGFFDAHEITNVLGLPGLRLMLDEARTTPLAAYMQVASCVPSTGPELETSGASIGPAEVAEAFTWGPDMIALGEVMNFPGVVYSDEKMIGEIQAALRAGRVADGHYTWPVDDWRISAYAASGITGCHESVKAEDVIERVRRGMYAKMRRGSAWHDVAESIKAHTDYGIDTRRMILVTDDRSPESLVDEGHMDFVVRHAIAQGVRPVTAFQMATINTAERFGVARDVGTITPASFADIIILEGNLADVNVAMTIAAGQVVAENGRMVVDLPEFSYPEEAIRSVHLAREVRADDFVIACPGSSGERKARAIQVRENHVDTKELIVSVRIEDGRVALRREDGLCKIAVIERHQGTGNQSLGLVSGVGFQVPAAIATTVAHDCHNLMVIGNSDTLMAKAANTVAGMHGGIAVVTEDAVVKLPLPVAGLMSHAPFEEVAEQSRAISKALYDAGCTMNYAFMTLSLLALIVVPELRLSDLGLIKTTEQGFVEVPLFVEE, encoded by the coding sequence ATGAACACTAGCAACCGCTTTGCCCGGCCTCATCTGGCCGAATGCGTGCCCGGCCTGGTCGCGACGGCGAGAGGGGACAAAAAGGCAACCCTCGTCATTCTGCGCGCGAAGCTCGTCAATGTATGCTCCGGGGAGATTCAGGACGATATGTCCATCGGCGTGCAGGGCTCGCGCATTGCCTTCGTCGGCAAGGATGCGAGTCATATGATCGGGGAGGACACGAAAGTAATCGATGCGGCCGGCCGCTATGTCGCGCCCGGACTGCTCGACGGCCATTGTCATATCGAGAGCAGCCAGATCACGCCGTCGCAATTCGCGCGGGCCGTGCTCGTCACCGGCACGACCGGCGGCTTCTTCGACGCCCACGAGATTACCAATGTTCTCGGCCTGCCCGGCCTGCGCCTGATGCTGGACGAAGCGAGAACGACGCCGCTCGCGGCCTATATGCAGGTCGCTTCCTGCGTGCCGTCGACAGGACCCGAGCTGGAGACCAGCGGCGCTTCGATCGGCCCGGCCGAAGTGGCGGAAGCCTTCACCTGGGGGCCGGATATGATCGCCCTTGGCGAGGTGATGAACTTCCCGGGCGTCGTGTACAGCGATGAGAAAATGATCGGCGAAATCCAGGCGGCCTTGCGCGCGGGCCGGGTCGCGGACGGGCACTATACCTGGCCGGTCGACGACTGGAGAATCTCCGCGTATGCGGCGAGCGGCATAACCGGATGCCACGAGAGCGTCAAGGCGGAGGATGTCATCGAGCGGGTGCGCCGCGGCATGTACGCGAAGATGAGACGCGGCTCGGCCTGGCATGACGTCGCCGAATCGATCAAGGCGCATACCGACTATGGCATCGATACGCGGCGCATGATTCTCGTCACCGACGATCGCAGTCCCGAATCGCTGGTGGATGAAGGGCATATGGACTTCGTCGTCCGCCACGCCATCGCTCAGGGCGTCCGTCCGGTTACCGCCTTCCAGATGGCGACTATCAACACGGCGGAGCGCTTCGGCGTCGCCCGCGATGTCGGCACGATCACGCCCGCCTCGTTCGCCGACATCATTATCCTCGAGGGCAACCTGGCCGACGTCAATGTCGCCATGACGATCGCCGCCGGACAAGTCGTGGCCGAGAACGGACGCATGGTCGTCGATCTGCCGGAGTTCAGCTATCCGGAGGAAGCCATTCGTTCGGTGCATCTGGCGCGGGAAGTCCGTGCGGACGACTTCGTCATTGCCTGCCCGGGTTCATCCGGGGAGCGGAAGGCAAGAGCGATTCAAGTGCGGGAGAATCATGTCGATACGAAGGAACTGATTGTATCCGTCCGCATCGAGGACGGCCGCGTGGCGCTGCGCCGAGAGGATGGCCTGTGCAAAATCGCCGTCATCGAGCGCCATCAAGGAACCGGCAACCAGTCGCTCGGCCTCGTGTCCGGCGTCGGCTTCCAGGTTCCGGCCGCCATCGCGACGACCGTCGCCCATGATTGCCACAACCTGATGGTAATCGGCAACTCCGACACGCTGATGGCCAAGGCGGCCAATACCGTGGCCGGTATGCATGGGGGCATCGCCGTCGTCACGGAGGATGCGGTCGTGAAGCTGCCGCTGCCGGTGGCCGGCCTGATGTCCCATGCGCCGTTCGAGGAGGTCGCCGAACAATCGCGCGCCATCAGCAAGGCGCTGTACGATGCGGGCTGCACGATGAACTACGCGTTCATGACTCTGTCCCTGCTGGCGCTGATCGTCGTGCCGGAGCTGCGCCTGTCCGATCTCGGGCTGATCAAGACGACGGAGCAAGGCTTCGTTGAGGTTCCGCTGTTCGTGGAAGAATAA
- a CDS encoding metallophosphoesterase family protein encodes MSQTLAFRGDGTFKIVQFSDTEFCVESGFNLEEPQNIDDMTRAGMDRIIEAERPDLVVIAGDVTASAKGDPLYFLDKAAMTLERHRIPWAFVFGNHDSEGAATRRQMHEAQLSYRYCAAQPDPLGVSGNGNYVLTIADQSGTAAAALYFLDSGDYSPLRQVGGYDWIRHDQIEWYIRQSRALIAQNGGQPLPALAFFHIPLPEYQEAWTTQTCVGHRMEPICSPAVNSGLFAAMLEMGDVMGTFVGHDHANDFCGTLHGIRLCYGRSAQYVSFVDGERNDHFPTGARVIQLKAGERGFETWIRESDGQTVGAQPEHRPEVRA; translated from the coding sequence ATGAGTCAGACGTTGGCGTTCCGCGGGGATGGGACATTCAAGATTGTCCAGTTCTCGGATACGGAGTTCTGCGTGGAAAGTGGATTCAACTTGGAGGAACCCCAAAATATCGATGATATGACGCGGGCCGGGATGGATCGGATTATCGAAGCCGAGCGGCCCGATCTCGTTGTCATCGCGGGAGACGTGACGGCGAGCGCGAAGGGAGATCCGTTATACTTCCTGGACAAAGCGGCGATGACCTTGGAGCGGCACCGGATTCCGTGGGCGTTCGTATTCGGCAATCACGATTCGGAAGGCGCGGCGACAAGGCGGCAAATGCATGAAGCGCAGTTGTCTTACAGGTACTGCGCCGCCCAGCCTGATCCGCTTGGAGTTAGCGGTAACGGGAACTATGTGCTCACGATCGCCGATCAGAGCGGCACGGCGGCGGCCGCCCTTTATTTCCTGGATAGCGGAGATTATTCGCCGCTGCGCCAGGTGGGCGGCTATGACTGGATACGTCACGATCAGATTGAATGGTATATCCGGCAGTCGCGGGCGCTGATTGCGCAGAACGGCGGGCAGCCGCTGCCGGCGCTCGCATTCTTCCACATTCCGCTGCCGGAGTATCAGGAGGCGTGGACTACCCAGACATGCGTGGGCCATCGGATGGAGCCGATATGCTCGCCCGCGGTGAATTCGGGCCTGTTCGCGGCGATGCTCGAGATGGGAGATGTGATGGGCACCTTCGTCGGGCATGATCACGCGAATGATTTCTGCGGGACGCTGCACGGCATCCGTCTCTGCTACGGCAGGTCCGCGCAATATGTCAGCTTCGTGGATGGAGAACGGAATGATCATTTCCCGACGGGCGCGCGCGTCATTCAGTTGAAGGCCGGGGAACGCGGCTTCGAGACATGGATTCGCGAGAGCGACGGCCAGACCGTTGGCGCACAGCCGGAGCATCGCCCCGAGGTTCGCGCGTAA
- a CDS encoding DRTGG domain-containing protein encodes MNSHEMMTKHGQIIQYIEELDIGTRISVRKIAQALNVSEGTAYRAIKEAEGRGIVSTRERTGTVRIEKKEPQHIDRLTFEEIRSLVDGEVLGGTAGLDKTLNKFVIGAMQLEAMMRYIEPGNLLIVGNRNKAHHSALTLGAGVLITGGFDTPAEVRELADELALPVISCKYDTFTVAALLNRALSERMIKKQIILVGDIIRKDIPLTSIHQSRTVGHLKQLIEETDHNRFPVVDDENRPVGMIIAKDIIGASDNERIEHLMSPHPITVMPHTSIATAGHMMVWEGIELIPVVDGEKKLIGVISRKDILKAMQSVHSQPQQGETLEDQIWSAFEEIRGEDGGLSFRGPVHTSMINQMGYISEGILGSMITLAVTRTIKQHKKKDLLIDHTSVYYLAPIEIENIVEMVPAVIELSRRFCKIEVEMFVAGQRVVKAMVTARILD; translated from the coding sequence ATGAATTCTCACGAAATGATGACGAAGCACGGGCAGATTATCCAATACATTGAAGAGCTTGACATCGGGACGCGCATTTCGGTGCGCAAAATCGCGCAGGCCTTGAACGTGAGCGAGGGGACGGCTTACCGCGCCATCAAGGAAGCGGAGGGCCGGGGGATCGTCAGCACGAGAGAGCGCACGGGCACCGTCCGCATCGAGAAGAAAGAGCCGCAGCATATCGACAGACTGACCTTCGAAGAAATACGAAGTCTGGTGGACGGAGAGGTGCTGGGCGGCACAGCGGGCCTGGACAAGACGCTGAACAAGTTCGTGATCGGGGCTATGCAGCTCGAAGCGATGATGCGGTACATTGAACCGGGAAATCTGCTGATTGTCGGGAACCGGAACAAGGCGCATCACAGCGCGCTGACCTTGGGCGCAGGGGTGCTCATTACGGGAGGCTTCGATACCCCGGCGGAGGTTCGCGAGCTGGCGGACGAGCTGGCGCTTCCGGTCATCAGCTGCAAATACGACACCTTTACGGTGGCTGCCCTCCTGAACCGGGCTTTATCCGAGCGGATGATCAAGAAGCAGATTATTTTGGTCGGCGATATTATTCGAAAAGACATTCCGCTGACCTCGATTCACCAGTCGAGAACGGTCGGGCATCTGAAACAGCTGATCGAGGAAACCGATCACAACCGCTTTCCCGTGGTGGATGATGAGAACAGGCCCGTGGGCATGATCATCGCCAAGGACATTATCGGCGCTTCCGACAACGAACGAATCGAGCATTTAATGAGCCCCCATCCGATTACGGTCATGCCTCATACCTCGATTGCGACCGCGGGCCATATGATGGTATGGGAAGGCATTGAGCTGATCCCGGTCGTAGACGGGGAGAAGAAGCTGATCGGCGTGATTAGCCGCAAGGATATTTTGAAAGCGATGCAGTCGGTTCATTCGCAGCCTCAACAGGGGGAGACGCTGGAGGATCAGATCTGGTCGGCGTTCGAGGAGATTCGGGGCGAAGACGGCGGACTTTCTTTCCGCGGTCCTGTTCATACCTCGATGATCAATCAGATGGGCTACATCTCCGAGGGCATCCTGGGCAGCATGATCACCCTTGCCGTCACCCGCACGATTAAGCAGCATAAGAAGAAGGATCTGCTTATCGATCACACCTCCGTTTATTATTTGGCGCCGATCGAAATCGAAAACATCGTGGAAATGGTTCCGGCGGTCATTGAACTGAGCCGCAGGTTCTGCAAGATCGAAGTGGAAATGTTCGTCGCGGGGCAGCGCGTAGTCAAGGCGATGGTGACGGCCCGAATTTTGGATTAG
- the aceB gene encoding malate synthase A, producing MNRVSQSHRELKGECSSDAHRIILTPEALDFVAALERRFGKRRKELLRMRDERQHRLDEGEWPDFLAETAHVRNGDWTVASIPADLQDRRVEITGPSGDRKMVINALNSGAKVFMADFEDANSPTWSNTLEGQVNLRDAVNRTIRFVNEAGKVYELNGRPAVLKVRPRGWHMEEKHLLIDGEPVSASLFDFGLYFFHNAETLIRQGSGPYFYLPKMESHLEARLWNDVFEFAQQELNIPRGTIKATVLIETILAAFEMDEILFELRDHAAGLNCGRWDYIFSYIKKLRSKPDVILPDRAIVTMESPFMTAYSLLAIQTCHRRQAYCIGGMAAQIPIKNNPAANEAALEKVRKDKLREARNGHDGTWVAHPGLVPIAMEVFDAHMPGPNQLGKLPEREITAADLLEVPQGPITEAGVRMNVSVGIQYLEAWLRGMGAVPINHLMEDAATAEISRAQLWQWIHHPRGVLDDGRKVTIELFDQLFQEELEHLRLRIGEEQVPGSRLALAASLFREMTVADTFEPFLTQPGYTHLS from the coding sequence ATGAACCGTGTGAGCCAGTCACACCGTGAATTGAAAGGGGAGTGCAGCTCCGATGCGCACCGCATCATCTTGACGCCTGAGGCGCTGGACTTCGTGGCGGCATTGGAAAGGCGGTTCGGGAAGCGGCGCAAAGAGCTGCTCCGCATGAGAGACGAGCGCCAGCACAGACTCGACGAGGGGGAGTGGCCCGACTTCTTGGCGGAGACGGCGCATGTCCGGAACGGGGATTGGACGGTTGCTTCCATCCCGGCCGATTTGCAGGATCGGAGAGTGGAAATTACTGGCCCCTCGGGGGATCGCAAAATGGTGATCAATGCGTTAAACTCGGGCGCCAAAGTGTTTATGGCGGATTTCGAGGACGCCAATTCCCCAACCTGGTCGAACACGCTGGAAGGCCAGGTCAACCTTCGCGATGCCGTCAACCGGACGATACGGTTCGTGAACGAGGCGGGCAAAGTCTATGAACTGAACGGCAGACCGGCCGTGCTCAAGGTGCGGCCGCGGGGCTGGCATATGGAAGAGAAGCATCTGTTGATCGACGGAGAGCCAGTGTCGGCGTCGCTCTTCGATTTCGGACTATACTTTTTTCATAATGCGGAGACGTTGATTCGCCAGGGAAGCGGCCCCTATTTCTATCTTCCGAAAATGGAAAGCCATCTCGAAGCGAGGCTGTGGAATGACGTATTCGAATTCGCGCAGCAGGAGCTGAACATTCCGCGCGGCACCATTAAGGCGACCGTCTTAATCGAGACGATTCTGGCCGCCTTCGAGATGGATGAGATTCTGTTCGAGCTGCGCGATCATGCGGCCGGCTTGAATTGCGGGCGCTGGGACTACATTTTCAGCTATATCAAGAAGCTCCGGAGCAAGCCGGACGTCATTTTGCCCGACAGAGCCATCGTGACGATGGAATCGCCTTTTATGACGGCCTATTCGCTGCTCGCCATCCAGACGTGCCATCGGCGCCAAGCCTACTGTATCGGGGGCATGGCAGCCCAGATTCCGATCAAGAACAATCCGGCGGCCAACGAAGCGGCCCTGGAGAAGGTGCGGAAGGATAAGCTGCGGGAAGCGCGGAACGGCCATGACGGCACATGGGTGGCGCACCCCGGTCTTGTGCCGATCGCCATGGAGGTGTTCGATGCCCATATGCCAGGACCGAACCAGCTCGGGAAGCTGCCGGAGCGCGAGATCACCGCGGCGGATTTGCTGGAGGTTCCTCAAGGGCCGATTACCGAGGCCGGCGTGAGAATGAACGTGTCGGTCGGCATTCAATATTTGGAGGCATGGCTGCGAGGAATGGGCGCGGTGCCGATCAACCATTTGATGGAGGATGCCGCGACCGCCGAGATTTCGAGAGCCCAGCTCTGGCAGTGGATACATCATCCGCGGGGCGTGCTCGACGATGGGCGCAAAGTTACGATCGAGCTCTTCGATCAACTCTTTCAGGAAGAGCTGGAACACCTCCGGCTTCGGATCGGCGAAGAGCAAGTTCCCGGCTCCCGGCTGGCGCTGGCCGCCTCTCTGTTCCGCGAGATGACGGTTGCCGATACGTTTGAGCCGTTTTTGACCCAACCGGGTTATACGCACTTATCCTAA